A section of the Streptomyces sp. Je 1-369 genome encodes:
- a CDS encoding HpcH/HpaI aldolase/citrate lyase family protein has product MRHFGHIAPEVRHRLFHREPCAFTADSPPHLLAPALGATLYSPATRPRLAEDILKQAGRGVVSMVVCLEDSIDDAEVADAEENLVRQFADLAERGVEPPLLFIRVRAAEQIPDLVRRLGPSVRLLSGFVLPKFTEERGAPFLEALVAAEAELPPGPEGRDGHDGRARRLFAMPVLESPELLHLESRGETLSGIARTVDKYRDRILALRLGVTDFCSAYGLRRPPDMTAYDVQIVASVIADVVNVLGRADGTGFTVTGPVWEYFRVQERMFKPQLRRSPFLEGRADELRQALIEHDMDGLLREIELDRANGLQGKTCIHPSHVLPVHALSVVSHEEFSDAEDILRPERGGGGVLRSSYTNKMNEVKPHRAWAERTLRRAEVFGVAREDVGFVELLTAGLPG; this is encoded by the coding sequence ATGCGTCATTTCGGGCATATCGCCCCAGAGGTGCGGCACCGCCTCTTCCACCGGGAGCCGTGTGCCTTCACCGCGGACTCCCCGCCCCACCTGCTCGCGCCCGCCCTGGGTGCGACGCTCTACAGCCCGGCCACCCGTCCCCGGCTTGCCGAGGACATCCTGAAACAGGCCGGGCGCGGCGTGGTGTCCATGGTGGTCTGCCTGGAGGACTCCATCGACGACGCCGAGGTCGCCGACGCCGAGGAGAACCTGGTCCGGCAGTTCGCCGACCTGGCGGAGCGGGGCGTCGAGCCGCCCCTGCTCTTCATCCGGGTGCGCGCCGCCGAGCAGATACCCGACCTGGTCCGCAGGCTCGGCCCGAGCGTCCGGCTGCTGTCCGGATTCGTACTGCCCAAGTTCACCGAGGAGCGGGGCGCTCCGTTCCTGGAGGCGCTCGTGGCCGCGGAGGCGGAGCTTCCGCCGGGGCCGGAGGGACGCGACGGACATGACGGCCGGGCGCGGCGGCTCTTCGCCATGCCTGTCCTGGAGTCCCCCGAGCTGCTCCACCTGGAGAGCCGCGGCGAGACCCTCTCCGGCATAGCCCGCACCGTCGACAAGTACCGCGACCGGATCCTCGCGCTGCGCCTCGGCGTCACCGACTTCTGCTCGGCGTACGGACTGCGCAGGCCGCCGGACATGACGGCGTACGACGTGCAGATCGTCGCCTCCGTCATCGCCGACGTGGTCAACGTCCTCGGCAGGGCCGACGGCACCGGCTTCACCGTGACCGGGCCCGTCTGGGAGTACTTCCGCGTACAGGAGCGGATGTTCAAGCCGCAGCTGCGCCGCAGCCCCTTCCTCGAGGGCCGTGCCGACGAACTCCGCCAGGCCCTCATCGAGCACGACATGGACGGCCTGCTCCGCGAGATCGAGCTCGACCGCGCCAACGGCCTGCAGGGCAAGACCTGCATCCACCCCTCGCACGTGCTGCCCGTACACGCGCTCTCCGTGGTCAGCCACGAGGAGTTCAGCGACGCCGAGGACATCCTGCGCCCGGAGCGGGGCGGCGGCGGGGTGCTGCGCTCCTCGTACACGAACAAGATGAACGAGGTGAAGCCGCACCGCGCCTGGGCCGAGCGGACCCTGCGCCGTGCCGAGGTCTTCGGCGTCGCCCGGGAGGACGTCGGTTTCGTGGAACTGCTGACAGCGGGCCTGCCCGGCTGA
- a CDS encoding TerD family protein, which produces MTHAMLKGSNVPLEASAVRAVLRWTPGQGVPDVDASALLLGGDGRVRSDEDFVFYNQPRHPAGKVWRLGKKRTAEGLTDTIQTDLAGMDPAVGRVLLAASAEGIAFERVPALRILLYDATVADGEPLAYFDITPQTGEETALICGELYRRGEGWKFRALGEGYSNGLEGLASDFGISVDESDSAAPEPAPSASFPLPPQQPMPQHQPAPQSPPQPSYGYPPEPPRHPAPQPSYGYPPAAPTQPTPIVQPAPVAQPSYGYPQPVAPMPDPNFRLPPQGPQFLSR; this is translated from the coding sequence ATGACGCACGCGATGTTGAAGGGGTCGAACGTCCCTCTCGAAGCCTCGGCCGTCCGCGCCGTGCTGCGCTGGACCCCCGGACAGGGCGTTCCCGACGTCGACGCGTCGGCGCTGCTGCTCGGCGGCGACGGGCGGGTGCGCTCGGACGAGGACTTCGTCTTCTACAACCAGCCGCGCCACCCGGCGGGCAAGGTCTGGCGGCTCGGCAAGAAGCGGACCGCCGAAGGCCTGACGGACACCATCCAGACGGACCTGGCGGGCATGGACCCGGCCGTGGGCCGCGTGCTCCTTGCCGCGTCGGCGGAGGGCATCGCCTTCGAGCGCGTGCCCGCGCTGCGGATCCTGCTGTACGACGCCACCGTCGCCGACGGCGAACCGCTCGCCTACTTCGACATCACCCCGCAGACCGGCGAGGAGACGGCACTGATCTGCGGCGAGCTCTACCGCCGCGGTGAGGGCTGGAAGTTCCGCGCACTCGGCGAGGGGTACTCCAACGGCCTGGAGGGCCTCGCCTCCGACTTCGGCATCTCGGTGGACGAATCGGACTCCGCGGCTCCGGAGCCCGCGCCCTCGGCGTCCTTCCCGCTGCCGCCGCAGCAGCCCATGCCGCAGCACCAGCCCGCCCCGCAGTCGCCGCCACAGCCGTCGTACGGCTATCCGCCCGAGCCGCCCCGGCACCCGGCACCCCAGCCCTCCTACGGCTATCCGCCGGCCGCGCCCACCCAGCCGACCCCGATCGTGCAGCCGGCCCCGGTCGCCCAGCCGTCGTACGGCTATCCGCAGCCGGTGGCCCCGATGCCGGACCCGAACTTCCGGCTGCCTCCGCAGGGGCCGCAGTTCCTGTCCCGCTGA
- a CDS encoding TerD family protein, whose translation MSFWDGLWRGRSMDYESGSAATNSIELTKRHPTVSLSKQGAATGNLRVNLSWQMRTSDLIGKPRGGGLLRHPFQMFRPEPVQAHTQSMVNVDLDLGCLYELADGDKGVVQPLGNFFGSLNSPPYVKGSGDDRFGSGSGETLYVNLDHRESIKRLLIFVYIYDQTPAFDRTHAKVTLYPSNGPRIEIDLDERQPQARSCAVVSVENVKDELIVRREVKFVYGFQAELDRLYGWGLQWGRGYKTKVG comes from the coding sequence ATGTCCTTCTGGGACGGTCTGTGGCGTGGGCGTTCGATGGACTACGAGTCGGGCAGCGCCGCCACCAACTCCATCGAACTGACCAAACGGCACCCGACGGTCTCGCTCTCCAAACAGGGCGCGGCCACCGGCAACCTGCGCGTCAACCTGTCCTGGCAGATGCGGACGTCCGACCTCATCGGCAAGCCGCGCGGCGGCGGTCTGCTGCGGCACCCCTTCCAGATGTTCCGGCCCGAGCCGGTCCAGGCGCACACCCAGAGCATGGTCAACGTCGACCTGGACCTGGGCTGTCTGTACGAGCTGGCCGACGGCGACAAGGGCGTGGTGCAGCCGCTGGGCAACTTCTTCGGCAGCCTCAACTCGCCGCCGTACGTGAAGGGCAGCGGCGACGACCGGTTCGGTTCCGGCTCGGGCGAGACGCTCTACGTGAACCTCGACCACCGCGAGTCGATCAAGCGGCTGCTGATCTTCGTCTACATCTACGACCAGACGCCGGCCTTCGACCGCACCCACGCGAAGGTCACGCTCTATCCCAGCAACGGCCCCCGGATCGAGATCGACCTGGACGAGCGGCAGCCGCAGGCCCGCTCGTGCGCCGTGGTCTCCGTCGAGAACGTCAAGGACGAGCTGATCGTGCGCCGCGAGGTCAAGTTCGTCTACGGCTTCCAGGCCGAGCTCGACCGGCTGTACGGCTGGGGGCTCCAGTGGGGCCGTGGCTACAAGACCAAGGTGGGCTGA
- a CDS encoding DUF475 domain-containing protein: protein MLLKTFGWSFAVTALGLVAAVFYGGWTGFGVVAILSVLEISLSFDNAVVNAGILKKMNAFWQKIFLTVGVLIAVFGMRLVFPVVIVAISAKIGPIEAVRLALNDKDQYQQLVTDAHPSIAAFGGMFLLMIFLDFIFEDRDIKWLGWLERPLAKLGKVDMLSVCIALVVLLVSAMTVATHAHQHGGAHVDKAQTVLISGIAGLITYLVVGGLSGYFENKLEEEEEREHEQEEAAAKSGKKVPAVVLAGKAAFFMFLYLEVLDASFSFDGVIGAFAVTNDIVLMALGLGIGAMYVRSLTVYLVRQGTLDDYVYLEHGAHYAIGALAVILLITIQYEIHEVITGSVGVILIAWSFISSVIRNKRLAAAEGQGSSGDKAEVSSGV from the coding sequence GTGCTTCTGAAAACCTTCGGCTGGTCGTTCGCGGTTACCGCGCTCGGCCTGGTCGCCGCGGTGTTCTACGGGGGGTGGACAGGCTTCGGTGTCGTGGCGATCCTGTCCGTCCTCGAGATCTCGCTGTCCTTCGACAACGCCGTGGTCAACGCCGGAATCCTGAAGAAGATGAATGCCTTCTGGCAGAAGATCTTCCTCACCGTCGGCGTGCTGATCGCGGTCTTCGGCATGCGGCTGGTCTTCCCCGTCGTCATCGTGGCGATCAGCGCCAAGATCGGCCCGATCGAGGCCGTCCGCCTCGCGCTCAACGACAAGGACCAGTACCAGCAGCTGGTCACCGACGCCCACCCGTCGATCGCCGCCTTCGGTGGCATGTTCCTGCTGATGATCTTCCTGGACTTCATCTTCGAGGACCGGGACATCAAGTGGCTGGGCTGGCTGGAGCGTCCGCTCGCCAAGCTCGGCAAGGTCGACATGCTTTCGGTCTGCATCGCGCTCGTCGTGCTCCTGGTCTCCGCGATGACCGTCGCCACCCACGCCCACCAGCACGGCGGCGCCCATGTGGACAAGGCACAGACCGTCCTCATCTCAGGCATCGCGGGTCTGATCACCTATCTCGTGGTCGGCGGCCTCTCCGGATACTTCGAGAACAAGCTCGAGGAAGAGGAGGAGCGCGAGCACGAGCAGGAGGAAGCGGCCGCCAAGTCGGGCAAGAAGGTTCCTGCGGTCGTCCTGGCCGGCAAGGCCGCGTTCTTCATGTTCCTCTACCTCGAGGTCCTGGACGCGTCCTTCTCCTTCGACGGTGTCATCGGCGCCTTCGCCGTCACCAACGACATCGTGCTGATGGCCCTCGGCCTCGGCATCGGCGCCATGTACGTCCGGTCCCTCACGGTCTACCTGGTCCGCCAGGGCACCCTCGACGACTACGTGTACCTGGAGCACGGCGCGCACTACGCGATCGGTGCCCTCGCCGTGATCCTCCTGATCACCATTCAGTACGAGATCCACGAGGTCATCACCGGCTCCGTCGGCGTCATCCTGATCGCCTGGTCCTTCATCTCGTCGGTGATCAGGAACAAGCGGCTCGCCGCGGCCGAGGGGCAAGGCAGCTCAGGAGATAAAGCAGAGGTCTCCTCAGGCGTCTGA
- a CDS encoding TerD family protein, translated as MGVTLAKGGNVSLSKAAPNLTQILVGLGWDARSTTGAPFDLDASALLCNAGRVLGDEWFVFYNNLKSPDGSVEHTGDNLTGEGDGDDESLLIDLSKVPENCDKIIFPVSIHDADNRGQTFGQVSNAFIRVVNQADGQELARYDLSEDASSETAMIFGEVYRYGGEWKFRAVGQGYASGLRGIALDFGVNVS; from the coding sequence ATGGGCGTCACGCTCGCCAAGGGAGGCAACGTCTCCCTCTCCAAGGCCGCACCGAACCTCACCCAGATCCTCGTCGGCCTGGGCTGGGACGCGCGCTCCACCACCGGCGCCCCCTTCGACCTCGACGCCAGCGCGCTGCTGTGCAACGCGGGCCGGGTCCTCGGCGACGAGTGGTTCGTCTTCTACAACAACCTGAAGAGCCCCGACGGCTCCGTCGAGCACACCGGCGACAACCTCACGGGCGAGGGTGACGGCGACGACGAGTCGCTCCTGATCGACCTCTCCAAGGTCCCGGAGAACTGCGACAAGATCATCTTTCCGGTCTCGATCCACGACGCGGACAACAGGGGCCAGACGTTCGGCCAGGTCAGCAACGCGTTCATCCGCGTGGTGAACCAGGCGGACGGCCAGGAACTCGCGCGCTACGACCTCAGTGAGGACGCGTCATCGGAGACAGCGATGATCTTCGGCGAGGTGTACCGGTACGGGGGAGAGTGGAAGTTCCGTGCAGTCGGGCAGGGGTACGCGTCCGGTCTGCGCGGTATCGCTCTAGACTTCGGGGTCAACGTTTCGTAA
- a CDS encoding TerD family protein → MGVSLSKGGNVSLSKEAPGLTAVLVGLGWDVRTTTGTDFDLDASAILTNAEGKVSSDQNFVFFNNLKSPDGSVEHTGDNTTGEGEGDDEAIKVDLAAVPADVEKIVFPVSIYDAENRQQSFGQVRNAFIRVVNQAGGAEIARYDLSEDASTETAMVFGELYRHGAEWKFRAVGQGYASGLRGIAQDFGVNV, encoded by the coding sequence GTGGGAGTCAGCCTCAGCAAGGGCGGCAACGTATCGCTGAGCAAGGAGGCGCCGGGCCTGACCGCGGTTCTGGTCGGCCTCGGCTGGGACGTCCGCACCACTACCGGTACGGACTTCGACCTCGACGCAAGCGCGATCCTGACGAACGCGGAGGGCAAGGTCAGCAGTGACCAGAACTTCGTCTTCTTCAACAACCTGAAGAGCCCCGACGGCTCCGTCGAGCACACCGGTGACAACACCACCGGTGAGGGCGAGGGCGACGACGAGGCGATCAAGGTCGACCTGGCCGCGGTCCCCGCCGACGTCGAGAAGATCGTCTTCCCGGTGTCGATCTACGACGCCGAGAACCGTCAGCAGTCGTTCGGCCAGGTGCGCAACGCGTTCATCCGCGTCGTGAACCAGGCGGGCGGCGCGGAGATCGCGCGGTACGACCTCTCCGAGGACGCCTCGACGGAGACCGCCATGGTCTTCGGCGAGCTGTACCGCCACGGCGCCGAGTGGAAGTTCCGCGCGGTCGGCCAGGGCTACGCCTCGGGCCTGCGCGGCATCGCGCAGGACTTCGGCGTCAACGTCTGA